One part of the Quercus lobata isolate SW786 chromosome 7, ValleyOak3.0 Primary Assembly, whole genome shotgun sequence genome encodes these proteins:
- the LOC115952458 gene encoding cystathionine beta-lyase, chloroplastic-like gives MGSNSDLVNGVEECLNKMEVKDPSISTMVVHFENEFDPYNATSTPLYQTATFKQPCAMGNGPYDYTRRENPTRDTLEHLLAKLDKADRAFCFTSGTAALVAVSHLVGPGLEIVAGNDLYGGSYQLLTKVFPERGIVVTKVNTSDLEEVASAIRSQTKLVWLESPTNPLQKISDIRKIAEMAHAHGALLLVDNSIMSPVLSQPLTLGADIVMHSATKFIAGHSDVLAGVLAVRGESLAKDLYFLQNAEGSGLAPFDCWICLRGIKTMALRVEKQQENARKIAEFLVSHPRVKKVNYAGLPDHPGHDLHYSQAKGAGSLLSFLTGSMALAKHVVETTKYFSITVSFGSVKSLISMPCFMSHASIPAALREARGLTEDLVRISVGIEDVNDLIADLDNALRTGPL, from the exons ATGGGCAGCAACTCCGATTTGGTTAATGGTGTTGAAGAGTGCTTAAATA AAATGGAAGTAAAGGACCCAAGTATTTCAACTATGGTAGTACATTTTGAGAACGAGTTTGATCCTTACAACGCAACAAGTACACCACTTTACCAAACGGCTACCTTTAAGCAG CCTTGTGCAATGGGAAATGGCCCTTATGATTATACAAGAAGGGAAAATCCTACGCGGGATACTCTAGAACA CCTCCTAGCCAAGCTTGATAAAGCAGATAGAGCATTTTGCTTCACTAGTGGAACAGCTGCTTTGGTTGCTGTTTCTCATCTTGTTGGACCTG GTCTGGAAATTGTTGCCGGAAATGACCTGTATGGAGGTTCTTATCAGTTGCTGACAAAAGTATTTCCAGAAAGAGGAATAGTGGTGAC GAAAGTGAATACAAGTGATTTGGAAGAAGTTGCGTCTGCCATCCGATCCCAGACAAAGCTTGTGTGGCTGGAGAGTCCAACCAACCCTCTACAGAAAATATCTGATATTAGG AAAATAGCAGAGATGGCTCATGCACATGGTGCTCTTCTGTTGGTGGATAATAGTATAATGTCCCCTGTATTGTCACAACCGTTGACACTTGGAGCAG ACATTGTTATGCACTCAGCTACAAAATTTATTGCTGGACATAGTGATGTCCTGGCGGGCGTGCTTGCTGTAAGAGGGGAAAG CTTGGCAAAAGATTTGTATTTCCTACAAAATGCAGAAGGCTCTGGTTTAGCTCCATTTGACTGTTGGATCTGTTTACGAGGAATAAAGACAATGGCCTTACGAGTTGAGAAGCAGCAG GAGAATGCCCGGAAGATTGCTGAGTTTCTTGTGTCCCATCCACGAGTGAAGAAAGTTAACTATGCTGGTCTTCCTGATCATCCTGGCCATGACTTACATTATTCTCAG GCAAAAGGAGCGGGGTCTTTGCTTAGCTTTTTGACGGGCTCAATGGCACTCGCAAAGCATGTTGTGGAGACTACTAAGTACTTCAGCATAACTGTtagttttg GGAGTGTGAAGTCCCTCATAAGCATGCCCTGCTTTATGTCACATGCAAGCATACCAGCCGCATTGCGCGAGGCCAGAGGTTTAACTGAAGATCTTGTTCGTATATCAGTGGGGATTGAGGATGTGAATGATCTAATTGCTGATTTAGACAATGCTCTTAGAACTGGGCCTCTATAG
- the LOC115951515 gene encoding uncharacterized protein LOC115951515 — protein sequence MNTYQKNLKSNPLGQWCNVPRCDGQPPQDFYKANFGAALFDSSNMAGIGVVIRDYNGNVIGAVSQKIALPQSIEHAEALAASRAVAFAKELSLFEVIFEGDCLRIIKAINTKEPCHTLFGHIIEEIWSLSSSLRTYSFQHVRREGNNLAHALARQAVVFADTDVWVEGLPLDLDDVFNLDLV from the coding sequence ATGAATACATATCAAAAGAACCTCAAAAGCAACCCCCTAGGCCAGTGGTGCAACGTCCCCAGGTGCGATGGACAGCCTCCACAGGATTTTTACAAAGCCAATTTTGGTGCAGCTCTCTTTGATAGCAGTAACATGGCAGGTATAGGAGTGGTGATTAGAGACTATAATGGAAATGTTATTGGTGCTGTGAGTCAGAAAATAGCTTTGCCACAATCCATAGAACATGCAGAGGCACTTGCAGCATCTCGGGCTGTGGCTTTTGCAAAGGAACTCAGCTTATTCGAAGTAATATTTGAGGGAGATTGTTTACGGATAATAAAAGCTATTAACACCAAGGAGCCTTGTCATACCCTGTTTGGCCATATCATTGAGGAAATATGGAGTTTGAGTTCCTCTTTAAGGACGTATAGCTTCCAACATGTAAGAAGAGAGGGCAACAATTTGGCACACGCCTTAGCTAGACAAGCAGTTGTATTTGCAGATACTGATGTATGGGTAGAAGGACTACCCTTGGATTTGGATGATGTATTCAATCTTGATTTAGTTTAA